A stretch of the Desulfobacter sp. genome encodes the following:
- a CDS encoding YaeQ family protein, which yields MALKPRIYKAKISLAHIEANHYDTLNLTLAQHPSETVERMMARILAFCMNAEKSLSLTKGLSSVEEPDIWERTLDDQISLWIDIGEPSFDRIKKAARRSREVRVYSFNYKSDAWWAKELERFRTLNAGVFQFEWKGIQALAGLVKRTMDLSVTVSDEIIYVSCDQGGCEVAWSILQKPLDIGRPAKR from the coding sequence GTGGCATTAAAACCACGGATTTATAAGGCAAAAATTTCATTGGCCCATATTGAGGCCAATCATTATGATACCTTGAACCTGACCCTTGCTCAGCATCCTTCGGAGACGGTGGAACGCATGATGGCAAGGATTCTGGCCTTTTGCATGAATGCTGAAAAATCTTTAAGTTTAACCAAAGGCCTCTCCTCTGTGGAAGAACCTGATATCTGGGAGCGCACCTTGGATGACCAGATTTCTTTGTGGATTGATATTGGGGAGCCGTCTTTTGACCGGATCAAAAAAGCAGCCCGGCGGTCCCGTGAGGTCAGGGTCTATTCTTTTAATTATAAGTCAGATGCCTGGTGGGCAAAGGAACTTGAACGATTCAGAACCTTAAACGCCGGGGTTTTTCAATTTGAATGGAAGGGCATACAGGCCTTGGCAGGTCTTGTGAAACGGACCATGGATCTTTCCGTCACTGTTTCAGACGAAATAATCTATGTCTCTTGTGACCAGGGCGGATGCGAAGTGGCCTGGTCAATATTGCAGAAACCATTGGATATCGGGCGACCAGCCAAAAGGTAA
- a CDS encoding dihydrolipoyl dehydrogenase, with amino-acid sequence MTREVDVAIIGAGTAGLTAQEFVARKTDNYLIIDNGPLGTTCARVGCMPSKALIAVADDFHKRLFFDEYGISGAKGLRPDYSRIMARVRALRDEFAGGVIHEMSTFMDKLIRKPARFVDPNTLDLGDERIRARRIIIATGSKPWIPEKWQPYKDMIIDTDQFFELPDLPQKMAVFGLGPIGIELGQALHRLGVEIIAFSRRKTCGGLTDPDLQTYAFDHFSKEMTIHLGTAEIRRRSGGKIVVGCENREWTVDRILLATGRRPAIQGLGLGNLGVELDDRGMPEFDPTTLQIKGLPVFLAGDVNGQKPILHEAADDGIVAGYNATAEQFSCFKKRIPLTITFSSPDIAIAGLSHKALTARKIQFVTGRASWEKLGRARMILGKAAGIARIYADKKDGRLLGAELMAPAGEHMAHLLSWAVGAKLTAAQALTMPFYHPVPEEALRSALGQILRQMDDPAPEFRLERCR; translated from the coding sequence GTGACCAGAGAGGTTGATGTGGCCATTATCGGTGCCGGTACTGCCGGTTTGACTGCCCAGGAGTTTGTCGCCCGGAAAACCGACAATTACCTGATTATTGACAACGGCCCTTTGGGCACCACCTGCGCCCGGGTGGGATGCATGCCCTCCAAGGCGCTGATTGCCGTGGCAGACGATTTTCACAAACGACTTTTTTTTGATGAATACGGCATTTCAGGGGCAAAGGGGCTGAGGCCTGACTACTCACGGATCATGGCCAGGGTGCGTGCGCTCAGGGACGAGTTTGCCGGCGGCGTTATCCATGAGATGTCAACCTTCATGGACAAGCTGATCCGAAAACCTGCCAGGTTTGTGGATCCCAATACCCTGGACCTGGGAGACGAGAGAATCCGGGCCCGGCGCATCATCATTGCCACAGGCTCAAAACCGTGGATCCCTGAAAAATGGCAGCCCTACAAAGATATGATCATTGATACGGACCAGTTTTTTGAACTGCCGGATCTGCCCCAAAAAATGGCGGTGTTTGGTCTGGGCCCCATTGGCATTGAACTGGGCCAGGCCCTGCACCGCCTGGGGGTGGAGATCATTGCCTTTTCCCGGCGTAAAACCTGCGGCGGGCTTACCGACCCTGACCTTCAGACCTATGCCTTTGACCATTTTTCAAAGGAAATGACCATCCATCTGGGTACAGCCGAGATCCGCCGCAGGTCGGGGGGTAAAATTGTTGTGGGGTGCGAAAATCGAGAATGGACAGTTGACCGGATTTTGCTGGCCACAGGACGTCGGCCTGCTATCCAGGGCCTTGGCCTGGGAAATCTCGGGGTTGAACTGGATGACAGGGGAATGCCGGAATTTGATCCAACCACCCTTCAGATCAAGGGACTGCCCGTATTTCTGGCAGGAGATGTCAACGGGCAAAAGCCCATTCTCCACGAAGCCGCGGATGATGGCATTGTTGCCGGGTATAACGCTACGGCCGAGCAATTTTCCTGTTTTAAAAAACGCATCCCTTTGACCATCACTTTTTCATCCCCGGATATCGCCATTGCAGGGCTTTCCCACAAAGCTCTCACCGCCCGGAAAATTCAATTTGTGACGGGCAGGGCCTCATGGGAGAAACTGGGGCGGGCCCGGATGATTTTAGGCAAGGCTGCGGGCATTGCCCGGATTTACGCTGATAAAAAGGACGGCAGGCTTTTGGGGGCAGAGCTCATGGCACCTGCTGGCGAACACATGGCCCATCTGTTGTCCTGGGCCGTGGGTGCGAAACTGACTGCGGCCCAGGCCTTGACCATGCCCTTTTACCATCCCGTGCCCGAGGAAGCATTACGCTCTGCCCTGGGGCAGATTTTAAGGCAGATGGACGATCCTGCACCAGAGTTCCGCCTGGAACGTTGCCGGTAA